A stretch of DNA from Thalassospiraceae bacterium LMO-SO8:
ACAACCTGGAGTCAGCCAAGGTTCTTTGGCCCGCGCCGGAACGGTTCAGCGTGCTGGGCCTGGAAACCCTCGGTTACAAGAAAGAGGTCGTGTTCCCCATCGACGCCGTGCCGGCGGAACCGGGCAAGCCCCTCATGGTCAAGGCCACGATCCCCTACCTGACCTGCGACGACATCTGCATTCCCTACACGGCCGACCTGAGCCTGACCCTGCCGGCGGGGGCGGCCGAGCCCAGCGAATTCGCCCATCTGATCAGCCGCCACGCCGCCACCGTGCCGGGCGACGGCACCGGGCATGGGCTGATGCTGGCCGACGCGGCGGCGTTGAGCCCCGGCGACACCGCCAAGGGCGAAATGCTGATCAGCGTGCGGGCGAAATCGGAAATGCCGTTCTCGGCCCCGGATATCTACCTGGAGGGCCCCGAGGTCCTGGCCTACTCCAAGCCCCATGTGACCTTTTCCGACAACGGGCGCGAGGCGCGCCTGGACGTCACCGTCTACGGGGTCAAGGACCTGAACGGCGGGCCGCAGCGGTTGGCCAAGGAGACCCTGACCGCGACCCTGGTCGACGGCGCGCGCAGTGCCGAACGGCAGTTGATGCTGACGCCCGGCGACCTGGCGCCGCCCGCCGACGCCCCGGCCTTGAGCATCGCGGAAACAACCCCGGCGCGGCAGCCCAACCTGCTGCTGTTCATCGCCCTGGCCGTGCTGGGCGGGCTGATTCTCAACCTGATGCCCTGCGTGCTGCCCGTGCTGTCGATCAAGGTTCTGGGCGTCATGGGCCACGGCGGCGGCGACACGGGGCAGGTCCGCCGCGGATTCATCGCCTCGGCGCTGGGCATTCTCGCCGCCTTCATGGTGCTGGCCTCCGGGCTGGTGGCGTTGAAGGCCGCCGGCATGACCATCGGCTGGGGCATTCAGTTCCAGCAACCTTGGTTCCTCGCCGCCATGGCGGTGATCGTCTTCGTGTTCGCCTGCAACCTGTTCGGACTGTTCGAGATCGCCCTGCCCGAAACCATCGGCGACCTGGGCGCCCATGCCGTGGATCCCGGTCACCACACCGGCCCCATGGGTCATTTCCTTCAGGGCGCCTTGGCGACCCTGCTGGCGACGCCTTGCTCCGCGCCCTTCCTGGGCACCGCCGTGGGCTTCGCCCTGGCCCGGGGGGCGCTGGAAATCTATGCCATCTTCGCCGGATTGGCGCTGGGCCTCGCCCTGCCGTACCTCGCCATCGCGGCCGTGCCCGCCGCCGCCACCCGCCTGCCCCGCCCGGGCCCTTGGATGATCCGCCTGCGCCAGATCATGGGCCTGGCCCTGCTGGCCACGGCGGGCTGGCTGCTGTGGGTCGTCATGGGCATCCTGGGGGCGACCGCCACGGCCGGGCTGGCCGCCGGGCTGGCCGTCCTGGGCCTTGTCCTGTGGCTGTCCGGGCGCGGCGTGAAACCGGCCCGTGCCTTGGTGCCGGGGGCCCCCATCGCGCTTGGCGTCGCCATGGTGCTGGCCGCCGCCGTGCTGCCGACCGTGGGCGACGCGCCCCCCCGGACCGCCGGCGAGACGAACCTGCGCGGCGCCAAGGACGCGGATGCCCGCCTGTACTGGCAGCCGTTCGACGAGGCGCGGATCGCCCGTTTGGTGGCCGAGGGCAAGACCGTTCTGGTCGACGTCACCGCCGACTGGTGCATCACCTGTCAGGTCAACAAGCGCCTGGTCCTCAACCAGGGCGTGGTGCGCAAGGCCATCGTCGACGGACGCATCGTCGCCATGATCGCCGACTGGACCCGCCCCGATCCGGTGATCGCCGCCTACCTGGCCAAATTCGGGCGCTACGGCATTCCGTTCAACGCCGTCTACGGGCCGCAGGCCCCGGACGGCATCCCGCTGCCCGAACTGCTGACGGAAAACGCGGTGACCGAGGCCGTCTCCCGCGCGGGCAACGTGGTGATCGCGAAAAACTAGCCCGGCCGCCGCCGGCGGGGCTGTTTTTCATGGACTCTTCGCCGAAATCCACTATCTCATGCTGGCATGAACGGCCCGGGCGGCACCTGTCTACCGCCGCCCCCGGCCAGGTTTGAAAATCCAGATTCAGGGGAAATTCCAATGACGATTGGTGTTGGTGACAAGATTCCGGCGGCGACGCTGTACCAGATGACCGGCGAAGGCCCGGCCGCGATTTCGACGGACGACATCTTCAACGGCAAGAAGGTCGCCATCTTCGGCGTGCCCGGCGCCTTCACGCCGACCTGTTCGGCCAAGCACCTGCCGGGCTTCATCGCCAAGGCCGACGAATTCAAGGCCAAGGGCATCGACCAGATCGTCTGCATGTCCGTGAACGACGCCTTCGTCATGGGTGCCTGGGCCAAGGACCAGGGTGCCGACGATAAGGTTCTGCTGGTCGGCGACGGCTCGGCTGAGTTCACCAAGGCCGCCGGCCTGGAACTCGACCTGAACGCGCGCGGCCTCGGCCTGCGCTGCCAGCGCTTCGCCATGGTCGTCGACAACGGCACGGTGAAATCGATCGAGATCGACGCCGCCGGCGCCTTCGAGAAGACCAGCGCCGAAAGCGTCCTCGCCAGCCTGTAATGAAAGCACAGCCCCCGGAGGGTGCGGAAAGCACCCCCGGGGGCTGTTTGCTTACGCCGGCAACAGCCGGATATCGGCGGCCTCGACGCCCAGGCGCACATTGTCGCCGACGGCATGGACGGCCCGGCCCACGCGATGGGTCTCGTCGACCAGCATCGACGCCCCGCCGACCCGCACCGCGTAACGCACGATGGTGCCGAGAAACTCCAGCATCTCCACCGTACCCTCCAACACCGCCGCGGCCTCGCCGAGCGCGCCGTCCGCATCCGTGATCGTCAGGTTCTGCGGCCGCATCATCGCGGCCACTCGGTCACCGGCCGCCCCGGCGCCCGGCGCAAGCGGCAGACGCGGCCCCGCGTCCGCGGCAAACCAAAGCCCGCCGTCCCCGGCCTCGATCCGGCCTTCCAGCAGATTGGCCGTGCCCAGGAAGCTGGCCACGAAGCGGTTGGCCGGATTGTCGTAAAGGTCCAGCGGCGTCCCCGTCTGCTGGATCACGCCCTGATCAAGCACGGCCATGCGGTCGGAAATGGTGTTGGCCTCTTCCTGGTCGTGGGTCACGAAGATGGTGGTCAGGTTCAATTTGCGCTGAAGTTCGTGGATTTCGCGGCGCATCTGCACCCGCAGGTTGGCGTCCAGGTTGGACAGCGGCTCGTCCAGCAGCAGCACCCGCGGCTCGACCACGATGGTCCGCGCCAGGGCGACCCGCTGTTGCTGTCCGCCGGACAATTGCGACGGCCGGCGGTCACCGTAGGCGGCAAGCCCGACCAGATCCAACGCCGCCTCGACCCGCTCGGCGATCTCGCGCGCCGGAACCTTGCGTTCCTCCAGCCCGAAAGCGACGTTCTTGCGCACGGTCATGTGCGGCCACAGGGCATAGGACTGGAACACCATGCCGACGTTGCGGTCCCAGGGCGCCAGGCCGGCGATGTCGTCGCCGTCGATCAGGATGCGTCCGCCCGGACGCGGCCCGAACCCGGCGATGGAGCGCAGCAGGGTCGATTTTCCCGACCCCGACGGGCCCAGGAAGGTGAACAGCTCGCCCGGCTTGATCTCCAGGTTCACGCCCTTCAACACTTCGGTCTTGCCGAAGGACAGGCTGAGATTGTCGACGGTGACCGTGACGCCGCTGGTTTGGTTCAGTGCCATGATTATGCTCCCTGGACTTTTTCTTGCGGGGCCGCCGCCTGCCGGGGCGCCCGTTCGCTTTCCTTCTTATCGATGATGCGGTGCGACAGATAGGTCGCGATCCCGATGATGAGCACGGCGATCATGCCCAGCGCCGCCCCCGGCCCGCGCCCGGACGCGGACTGCATGAATTCATAGATGCCGTAGGCAAGCGGCGCGTCCGATTCCTGGGACACCAGCATGATCGTCGCCGACAGTTCGACCGAGGCGGTGGCGAAACTGGTCACGAAGCCGGCGACGATGCCGCCCATCATCAGCGGCACGACGACGCGGCGCACGGTGCGGCTTTTCGTCGCCCCCAGGTTCTCGGCCGCTTCCTCCAGCATCACGCTGACCTGCTGCAAGGCCGCGACACAGGCGCGCAAGGCATAAGGCAGGCGCCGAATGGCCAGCGCGATGACGATGATCACCCACCAGGACGCCAGGGGCTTGTCGATGAACGGCACATCGAACTGATAGAAGGTGCGCAAATAGCCGATGCCCAACACCACGCCGGGAATGGCCACGGCCCCCATGGCCATGTAGTCCAGCAGCTTGCGCCCGGGCAGGCCGGTGCGCCACACCACATAGGCGATGGCGGTGCCGAACACCACGTCGATCCCGGCGGCCAGCCCGGCGTACAGCAACGTGTTGGTGATGTAGACCGAGGAGGTCGAGACCACGTCGACATAATGCTGCGCCGTATAGGCGTCGGGCAGCGGGCTGAACGACCACACGGTCCCGAAGCTGAGCAGCGTCAGCGCGATATGCGGCGACAGCACCAGCAGCAGGATCAGGATCACCACGGTATAGCAGCCGGCCTTTTCCCAGCCCGCCAGATCGCGCTTCATGAGCCCGCCGCCGCCCTTCTGCACGGTCGCGTAATCCTTGCCGCGCAATGCCAGGAACGAGGTCCACAGCGCGAGCAGGGAAAACGCCACCAGGATCACCGAAATCACGTAGCCCATGGGATCGTTGATGCCGATGGACGAGATGCGCAGGTACGCCTGCGGCGCCAGCATGTTGTTGATGTTGAGCAGCAGCGGCGTGCCCAGGTCGTCGAACACCTTGAGAAACACCAGGGACGCTCCGGCCACATAGCCCGGCATGGCGAGCGGAAACACGATGCGCCGGAACAGCCGGCCGCGGCTGGCCCCCAGGTTCTGCGCCGCTTCCTCCATGGATCGGTCGATGTTGTTCAAGGCCGCCGACAGATTGATCAGGATGAAGGGAAAATAATGGACGCTTTCGACGAAGATCACGCCGTTCAGCCCCTCCATGAAGGGAATGGTGAAGCCGAGGTATTGATCGAGCAGCAGGTTGATCGAACCGTTCTGCCCGAACAGCAACACCATGGCCACGGCCCCCACGAAGGGCGGCATGATCAAGGGAATGACGCCGAGCGTCTGGATCAGGATCGATCCGCCGAAATTGAACCGTGTCGTGAAATAGGCCAGCGGCAGGGCGAACACCGACGCCAGGACCACGGACATGGACGCCACGTAGAAGGAATTGAAGAAGGATTCCTGAAACAGTGAGGTGTTGAAGAAGTCGATGAAGTTGATCAGCGTCAAGGCACCCGTGTTGGGGTCCTGGAACGCCACGTAGATGACCTTGGCCACCGGCACGACCAAGAACACGATCAGGAACAATGCAAGGGACAGGGCGACGGCGGCGGGGCCCCAATGGCTGCGCGATACGGTGATCAAGACATCCCCCGGTCGGTATTGGGAAAGGCGCGAATGGAAAACACAGGCGCCCGGCCCGCGACCGGACCGGGCGCCCGATGTTCGATGGGCCTACAGCATGGAGGCGGCTTTTTCCGCCAGTTCCTTGGCCTTGGCGTAGTTCGCCTTGACCTCGTCATCCCACTGCTGCTCGATCTCGGCCTGACGGCCGGTGACCTTTGTCTTGGCGTCCTTGCGCTTCTTCTTGAAGATCGCGTTGAACTCCTTCTTGCCGGCCTCGGCCTCGGTGATCGGCATCTTGGCGACCAGGGTCTCGGCTTCGGCGATCAGCTTGGCCGCGTCGGCGTTGGATTTGCCCTTGGCCTTCGCCTTGGCGTCGTGGATCGCCTTCACCGCCCCCTGCAGGTCGTCCAGGCGATAGGTCACCAGCACGTCGAACAGGGAATTGACCACGTTGTAACGGCCCTTGGACTTGTCCAGGTCGAACTTGACGGCCGCGCCGAGGGAGGTGTCCTTGAACGGGTTGGGGAACCCGGCGGGCGCCTTGGCGTAGGTCTCGGGATTGACCGGAAGGCGGCGAATTTTCGGATCCAGCAACACTTCCTGGCCCTTGGCCGAGAGCAGAAATTCAATGAAGGCCGCCGCCGCCTTGGGGTGCGGCGCGTTCTTCACGATCGCGATGTTGGCCGGCACCAGGGTGGTGATCGGCGGGTACAGGAATTCGACCGGGAAACCCGACGCCTGCGACGACAAACCGAAGAAGTCGATCACGATACCAAGCCCGAATTGGCCGGAGTTGACGCCGTCGGGCACGCCGAAGCTGCGTTCGGTGACGGTCTTGAAGTTGCCGGAAATGGCCTTCATCAAGGCCCAGCCCTTTTCCCAGCCCATGCCCTGAAGGATCGTTTCCAAGGTCAGATGCGTGGTGCCGGAACGCGACGGGGCGCTCATGCCGACATGACCGAAGTAGATGGGATCCGCCAACTCGGCCCAGGTCTTGGGCACCGGCAGGTTCTTGGCCTTCAGGTAGCGGGTGTTCCACATGATGCCGTAGCCGGACGCGGCGAAGCCCTTGTAATAGCCGTCCGGGTCGTTAATCGGAAAGGCGCCGACCTTTTCCGGGATGCCCTTTACCTTGACGTCGTACTTGGCCAGCAGGCCGTCGCCCTTCAACACCTCGAAGGCGTCGGGCGCCGAGGCCCAGAACATGTCGGCCTTGTTGTTCTTGGCCGTTTCCTGAAGGAACTTGATGCCGGCTGTGGTCTTTTTCTTCAGCATCTCCACTTCGACGCCGGGATGCGCGGCCTCGAACGCCTTCTTGACCGTCACCGTGGTATCCGGCGGATACGACGTGACGATCACCAGCTTGCCTTCCAGATCAGCGGCGAATGCCGGTAATGCCGATACGGCCAGCACGGCGAGCGCGCCGGAAACCGCACGCAGGAAATCCTTGCGTTTCATTCTCTTGGTGTCCTCCGAGACGTGAAGATCGACGATCTTCCAGTTTTTGCGCCCCTGCGCCGTTCATTGCGGGCAGGACGGTTCTGCTATGAATGTAACAAAACCGTAACAAAACTGTAGCATCCCGAATTACAGATTCCGACCGTATTTTGCGGCTTCGGTGGGAATCCGGCCGGCCTCAGGGCAGGCCGTTGCGGCCATGGGCGAGATAGGCCGGGCGCTGACTCAGCAACTCGTAATAGGCCGCAAGCGCCGGGGTCTCCGGCTTCTCGAATCCATCGATCTTGAACCAGCGGTTGACCACCAGACCCATGGGAATGTCGGCCAGGGTGAAGGTCTTGCCCGTGATATAGGGGCCGTTTGCCGCCAGATGGGCCTCGACGATCTGCATGTCGTGGATCAGGTCCTTGCGGCCCTGGTTGACGAACCAGTCGTTGTTCCAGGGCGCTTCCTTCAACACCCCGCCCAGGAAGGCGCCGCGCAGCGCATGGGTCAGGTCGTAGGCGATCCAGTCCATCCACTGTTCGATCTGCTGACGCTTGACCAGATCGGCGGGGTACAGGTCGTCCCGCCCCGCCTTGGCCGCCAGATAGCGGATGATGGAATTGGATTCCCGCATCACCGCCCCGCCGTCGAGCACCACCGGCACCTGGGCGACCGGGTTGAGGGCGAGGAATTCCGGTTCCGTGCAGGCGCGGAAGCCGCGGCCGTAATCCTCGCGCTCATACGGCATGTCCATCTCGTCGCAGACCCAGAGGATCTTGCGCACGTTGAAGGAATTGGCGCGGCCGAGGATGCGGACCGGCGCCCCTTTCGGGGCATTCATGGATGAGGTTTGGGCTGACATGGGGGGCCTCCGGGGTTCGGGTCTGGTTTTTGTTGATCTGCGCCCATGGTCTGCCTTGCCATTGCTGAAATCAAATTCATAAATTATAACTATTCATCTATTTAATTTATGAATTTCACACTCCGCCAATTGCAGGTCCTGACCGCCGTCGCACGCCACGGCAGCTTTACCCGCGCCGCCCAGGATCTGGGCATGACCCAGTCCGCCGTCAGCACCAGCGTCCGCCATCTGGAGGCCGAACTGGGCCTGCCCCTGTTCGAGCGCGACACCCGCAATGTCCGCCCCACGGAAGCCGGACGCGACCTGGCGGCCCGCGTCGGCGGATTGCTGAATGATCTGGCCAACGCCCTGGAAAATGCCCGCGGCACCGCCGAACGTCGGCGCGGACGGGTCCGCATCGCCGCCGTGCCGACGGCGGTCACGCGGCTGCTGCCGCCCTGCTGCGCGGAATGCCGCGGCCGTTATCCGGAAATCGACCTGCGCATCGAGGAAATGGCGGCCGAGGACGTGGCGGCGGCGGTGTTGGACGGCCGCGCCGACTTGGGCGTGCTCAACGAAGGGCGGCAGGACCTTGCCATGCTGGCCGCGACGCCGCTGGGCAACGATGTTTTCTGCCTGATCTGCCCC
This window harbors:
- a CDS encoding glutathione S-transferase family protein yields the protein MSAQTSSMNAPKGAPVRILGRANSFNVRKILWVCDEMDMPYEREDYGRGFRACTEPEFLALNPVAQVPVVLDGGAVMRESNSIIRYLAAKAGRDDLYPADLVKRQQIEQWMDWIAYDLTHALRGAFLGGVLKEAPWNNDWFVNQGRKDLIHDMQIVEAHLAANGPYITGKTFTLADIPMGLVVNRWFKIDGFEKPETPALAAYYELLSQRPAYLAHGRNGLP
- a CDS encoding extracellular solute-binding protein, whose translation is MKRKDFLRAVSGALAVLAVSALPAFAADLEGKLVIVTSYPPDTTVTVKKAFEAAHPGVEVEMLKKKTTAGIKFLQETAKNNKADMFWASAPDAFEVLKGDGLLAKYDVKVKGIPEKVGAFPINDPDGYYKGFAASGYGIMWNTRYLKAKNLPVPKTWAELADPIYFGHVGMSAPSRSGTTHLTLETILQGMGWEKGWALMKAISGNFKTVTERSFGVPDGVNSGQFGLGIVIDFFGLSSQASGFPVEFLYPPITTLVPANIAIVKNAPHPKAAAAFIEFLLSAKGQEVLLDPKIRRLPVNPETYAKAPAGFPNPFKDTSLGAAVKFDLDKSKGRYNVVNSLFDVLVTYRLDDLQGAVKAIHDAKAKAKGKSNADAAKLIAEAETLVAKMPITEAEAGKKEFNAIFKKKRKDAKTKVTGRQAEIEQQWDDEVKANYAKAKELAEKAASML
- a CDS encoding iron ABC transporter permease, whose translation is MITVSRSHWGPAAVALSLALFLIVFLVVPVAKVIYVAFQDPNTGALTLINFIDFFNTSLFQESFFNSFYVASMSVVLASVFALPLAYFTTRFNFGGSILIQTLGVIPLIMPPFVGAVAMVLLFGQNGSINLLLDQYLGFTIPFMEGLNGVIFVESVHYFPFILINLSAALNNIDRSMEEAAQNLGASRGRLFRRIVFPLAMPGYVAGASLVFLKVFDDLGTPLLLNINNMLAPQAYLRISSIGINDPMGYVISVILVAFSLLALWTSFLALRGKDYATVQKGGGGLMKRDLAGWEKAGCYTVVILILLLVLSPHIALTLLSFGTVWSFSPLPDAYTAQHYVDVVSTSSVYITNTLLYAGLAAGIDVVFGTAIAYVVWRTGLPGRKLLDYMAMGAVAIPGVVLGIGYLRTFYQFDVPFIDKPLASWWVIIVIALAIRRLPYALRACVAALQQVSVMLEEAAENLGATKSRTVRRVVVPLMMGGIVAGFVTSFATASVELSATIMLVSQESDAPLAYGIYEFMQSASGRGPGAALGMIAVLIIGIATYLSHRIIDKKESERAPRQAAAPQEKVQGA
- a CDS encoding peroxiredoxin, which translates into the protein MTIGVGDKIPAATLYQMTGEGPAAISTDDIFNGKKVAIFGVPGAFTPTCSAKHLPGFIAKADEFKAKGIDQIVCMSVNDAFVMGAWAKDQGADDKVLLVGDGSAEFTKAAGLELDLNARGLGLRCQRFAMVVDNGTVKSIEIDAAGAFEKTSAESVLASL
- a CDS encoding LysR family transcriptional regulator, producing the protein MNFTLRQLQVLTAVARHGSFTRAAQDLGMTQSAVSTSVRHLEAELGLPLFERDTRNVRPTEAGRDLAARVGGLLNDLANALENARGTAERRRGRVRIAAVPTAVTRLLPPCCAECRGRYPEIDLRIEEMAAEDVAAAVLDGRADLGVLNEGRQDLAMLAATPLGNDVFCLICPQGHPLARKRAPTWRDLDGQDMVMLDARTGSRALIDAVLRNQGVSVRPVQEMSRPEAVAALVAAGMGIAVLPELAAPTAADRVLVTRRLSEPEAFRRMVLVHAPGRTLEGPAALVAEILARRGA
- a CDS encoding protein-disulfide reductase DsbD family protein, whose translation is MTAATLFRAVRPTALIAAALLLVSATAAQAAGTAQSAWHETEQTKARLIAAVTGTGSAAMLRLGLEFHMQPGWKIYWRSPGDAGIPPRPNWDGSDNLESAKVLWPAPERFSVLGLETLGYKKEVVFPIDAVPAEPGKPLMVKATIPYLTCDDICIPYTADLSLTLPAGAAEPSEFAHLISRHAATVPGDGTGHGLMLADAAALSPGDTAKGEMLISVRAKSEMPFSAPDIYLEGPEVLAYSKPHVTFSDNGREARLDVTVYGVKDLNGGPQRLAKETLTATLVDGARSAERQLMLTPGDLAPPADAPALSIAETTPARQPNLLLFIALAVLGGLILNLMPCVLPVLSIKVLGVMGHGGGDTGQVRRGFIASALGILAAFMVLASGLVALKAAGMTIGWGIQFQQPWFLAAMAVIVFVFACNLFGLFEIALPETIGDLGAHAVDPGHHTGPMGHFLQGALATLLATPCSAPFLGTAVGFALARGALEIYAIFAGLALGLALPYLAIAAVPAAATRLPRPGPWMIRLRQIMGLALLATAGWLLWVVMGILGATATAGLAAGLAVLGLVLWLSGRGVKPARALVPGAPIALGVAMVLAAAVLPTVGDAPPRTAGETNLRGAKDADARLYWQPFDEARIARLVAEGKTVLVDVTADWCITCQVNKRLVLNQGVVRKAIVDGRIVAMIADWTRPDPVIAAYLAKFGRYGIPFNAVYGPQAPDGIPLPELLTENAVTEAVSRAGNVVIAKN
- a CDS encoding ABC transporter ATP-binding protein, which produces MALNQTSGVTVTVDNLSLSFGKTEVLKGVNLEIKPGELFTFLGPSGSGKSTLLRSIAGFGPRPGGRILIDGDDIAGLAPWDRNVGMVFQSYALWPHMTVRKNVAFGLEERKVPAREIAERVEAALDLVGLAAYGDRRPSQLSGGQQQRVALARTIVVEPRVLLLDEPLSNLDANLRVQMRREIHELQRKLNLTTIFVTHDQEEANTISDRMAVLDQGVIQQTGTPLDLYDNPANRFVASFLGTANLLEGRIEAGDGGLWFAADAGPRLPLAPGAGAAGDRVAAMMRPQNLTITDADGALGEAAAVLEGTVEMLEFLGTIVRYAVRVGGASMLVDETHRVGRAVHAVGDNVRLGVEAADIRLLPA